The nucleotide window CATGTAGATCCTCCCTTACACTTTCGACATTATGTTCATGTACATGGCTCCCTTTCTCAATATCCTCAGAAGCTTGTCCTATATGCTCCCCATATTTTAAAATAGGCTGACCTTCTTTAATCGGTTTAAGAGCGATTTTATGATACATAGGTATGTCGTTAAGTGCTTCAAAAAGCATATCCTTTTTATCCAAAGTTTTAAGGGATACCATTTCACCCTTTGCGATTTCTTCTATGGCAATAGCTACCGAATCATTTTCATGAATAATTACAGCATTTAGCACTGAATTTACCCCCTTTATCTATATTCTTTCTATCTATAAATGTAAGTTACCCTCTTCATCAAATGGCCATTTTTCAGGTTTACCTACGACCTCAATATCTGGATTTCGTGTCGCTTCTTCTAGCATTGCTTCTGAGATATAAATGTATTCCAGATGCATGGTGTCTTGTATTCTCACAATCCTTGAATTTAATTTATCAGCGTGATTGCATGTCTTTAATGCTAAACGAATTGCTTCTTTATCGGTTTTTAGATATAGGGGTATCTTAACCATATTGATTAGTGTAGATGTGATGGCATTGGGATAGGTTATTTCTAAATTCATCTTATCCACTAAACGCTGAGTGGTAATATCCGCCATTCCTATACCATTGGCATTGCCATGGGTTTCATTGGTCAAGTCTAAGACAACTACCCTTTCAGACTGTATGCCACCGGAGGCATAGGGAGTGCCAAACCTACCTGAAACATTGGGGTCCATACCATCTCCACTACAGTTTTTTCCAATTTTATCTACAATCAATACATCTGCGGATTCAAAAAGAATCCTTCCCATCATTCTTTTTGCTTCTAGGAGAAGCTCAGGTTCTTTTTCAAGGATTTCCTCATTGGTCAGACCTATAAGTTTGTAGGTTTGATCAAAGGCATTCTCAA belongs to Irregularibacter muris and includes:
- a CDS encoding UxaA family hydrolase, with product MLNAVIIHENDSVAIAIEEIAKGEMVSLKTLDKKDMLFEALNDIPMYHKIALKPIKEGQPILKYGEHIGQASEDIEKGSHVHEHNVESVREDLHV